One Leptospira andrefontaineae genomic window, TTTCTGTGGCAGCAAGTTCTGAGTATCTATTGATAAAGCTGACATGATCGAATAGGTTTTCGTAAGAATAATGGAATACCGGATTTTTTAACTTCTTTCTTTTTCCAGACAATTCCACCGCTTCATGGACCTTTCCACCCACAAACTTGCCTTTGGATTTTAAGAATAATCTGGCCCTATAATTCGGATACCAGCCTCCGTGTCGGATCCATTTTCCCATGTACATTGTAAGTCTTGGGATTATGAATCCGTCTTCTTCCGGTTCTCCATTCTTGAATAAGTTTTTGATCTCTTCTTTTAAACCTGGAGAAAGTTCTTCGTCAGCATCCAGAGTGAGTATCCAAGGATTTACTGCTAAAGAGATTACATGGTTCTTTTGGGAAACGTAATCATCGAATTTTCTGAGAACTACTTTAGCTCCCTTCTTTTTCGCGATACTTTCCGTTTTATCCTTGGAACCGGAATCGAGTACTATGATCTCGTTTACGAAATCTAGAGAAGACAGGCATCTTTCGATATTATCTTCTTCGTTTAATGTGATGATACAGGCTGAGATTGGTAACATCAAGCGCGGGAAAAATCCTGATCTCTTACGGATTTAAAATTAGACGAAAGAGGAACTTCCAATCTGGCGATGGTTACGTCTTTGCGGATGATTATCCTGAAAAAAGAAGGATCGATTCCTTCTCCTTTTAGCATGATTAATATAAGTGCGAGTCCCAATCCGGCTCCTTCCGTATTATCCGCGTTATCTAAATAGAATTGGGCAATGTCTCCGTACTGCATTCCTTTTTCTAATTTTTCGCGGAGGGATTTTTCTTCTTCTATAGTGACTGGTGTATTATTAGTGACTTCGATCCGAATTCCGTCCATGGAATAGTCGAATGTGATCAGACAGAAATATCCCTTCTTTTTGGATTTGTTTCCGTATTCTTCCGCCATACTTTCGGAGAATAATTGCTTATATTCGGAGACTCCTTTTTTGTACTGGATCGGATTTTCGATATCGTATCCTTTTTCCTCGAAGAAGATCCTTTTTTGATTTGCCTTGCAGGCGTTGATCGATAATTCTTTTACGATAGTGTAAATCGTTGGAACAAGGGTGGGATAAGTGACCTTATCCAAAATAAGCTCGATCGCTTGTTGGATATGTTCCTCGACCGATCTGGTGATTCGATGGGTCTTTAGAGAGAGGATTCTTCCGTCCTCCACCGTAAGCCGGATATTGTCTGATATATCCCGGATTTCCTGACCCATTAACCTTGAACTTTTCGGAACTCGATTTGTTTGTCAAGAGACTCATTCTAATAGCTTTAAAAAAGGTCCGTTCTAAATCGGTCCGAATTTTGCCGAAATTCTTCCCCTATGTTTTAGGGATCCTTCTATTTTCTGGGAACACCTATGCGGATTCCTGGTCCTGGAGCGGGGCTTATATTATCCAGCCGGATACTTTGGAATATTCCGGACCGGTCCAGATCCAAGTGAAAGACGGTTTGGTGGAGAAAATATCTTCTTCTCCCGCATCTAAGGAACCTTTGTTCATTTTACCTGGATTTTGTGATTCTCATGTAACCTTGGGGGCAAATTCTTTAGGGGGTTGGAAGGAACGTTCCGAATTGGAATCCGATCTGAAACAATTTCTGCTACATGGGTTCACGCATATCCAGAGTATAGCAGATCCACCTTGGGCTTCTGAACTTTCTGAGATCCGAAAAAAGAATTCTCAGTATCCTAGGATCTCTGTTCTTCCACCGGTTTTACTTGCTGAGTCCAAAGAAATTTCTGCATCCAAAGTTTCAGGTTATAAAATCCTAAAATCACCGGAAGAAGCGATGTCTTCTCTTTCCGGTAAAAATGGAAAGATCCATTTATTCTTAAGGCATAATGAAGGAGAAACTTTCGAAGTAGATGGAAAACTTCTCTATCGTATGAGAAGTGAAGCGGAGAAGAATGGATTAGAATTATCCGTCTCCACCTTCGGCGAAGAATTTGCAAATTGGGAAGCATTGTCTTCCGAAACGAAGGTGTTGTTTCATCCTATTCCGGAAACTTCTTCCATTCGTCCTGTTGCTCATAATTTGGTGAAACAGATTTGGGCTCCTCTATTGGGGATCTATTTTACTAGAAAAGGAATCGGCACTTCTTCCTTTCTAGAAGAATGGGAAAAATGGACCCAATGGAG contains:
- a CDS encoding glycosyltransferase family 2 protein; this translates as MMLPISACIITLNEEDNIERCLSSLDFVNEIIVLDSGSKDKTESIAKKKGAKVVLRKFDDYVSQKNHVISLAVNPWILTLDADEELSPGLKEEIKNLFKNGEPEEDGFIIPRLTMYMGKWIRHGGWYPNYRARLFLKSKGKFVGGKVHEAVELSGKRKKLKNPVFHYSYENLFDHVSFINRYSELAATEKFGKGKRSGLFLALLEAGYKSFWMYFVRLGFLDGRRGLILAIMGFYYNFLKYAKVFEMTLAEKQKKK
- a CDS encoding histidine kinase, with the translated sequence MGQEIRDISDNIRLTVEDGRILSLKTHRITRSVEEHIQQAIELILDKVTYPTLVPTIYTIVKELSINACKANQKRIFFEEKGYDIENPIQYKKGVSEYKQLFSESMAEEYGNKSKKKGYFCLITFDYSMDGIRIEVTNNTPVTIEEEKSLREKLEKGMQYGDIAQFYLDNADNTEGAGLGLALILIMLKGEGIDPSFFRIIIRKDVTIARLEVPLSSNFKSVRDQDFSRA